One Gloeocapsopsis sp. IPPAS B-1203 DNA window includes the following coding sequences:
- a CDS encoding type II toxin-antitoxin system prevent-host-death family antitoxin: MQTTYTKARENLATLLDKVVNDREIIVIERRNKPNVALIAEDELASLKETAYLLRSPKNAARLLGALEWSKSRDEEILELVAVDEAIASLKAEQCGKEES; the protein is encoded by the coding sequence GTGAAAACCTAGCTACGCTTCTTGATAAAGTTGTTAACGACCGAGAAATTATTGTGATTGAGCGTCGTAACAAACCAAACGTTGCCTTAATTGCCGAAGACGAACTTGCAAGTCTCAAAGAAACAGCCTACCTTCTGAGAAGCCCTAAAAATGCAGCACGTCTGCTGGGTGCTTTAGAGTGGTCAAAATCAAGGGATGAGGAGATTTTAGAACTAGTAGCTGTTGATGAGGCAATCGCTTCGTTAAAGGCGGAGCAATGTGGCAAAGAAGAAAGTTGA